The uncultured Eubacteriales bacterium region CCTCGGCGGTAGCGCCGCAGTCTATGAGGAGCGCACCCCCCTTGGCGGTGGGCACGACGGGGCACATAGCCGCTCTGCGGATGCCCTTGATGCGCTTGACCAGCAGCGTGGCCGCCGACAGGAGAGCCCCGGTGCTCCCCGCCGAGACGAAGGCAGAGCCGCCCCCATCCCTCAGAAGATTTAAGCCCACAGTAAGGGAGGAGTCCTTCTTCTCCTTGAAGGCCGTGGCGCTGTTGTCGCAGATCTCCACCACCTCGGACGCATGGGCGATCTCGATCCCCGCGGGCAGGTCGTCGTATCCCAGCTCCCTGAGGCAGGCAAGCAGCTCCTCCCCCCGGCCCACCAGCACCACTTCTACCCCCAGGTCCTTCACAGCACTGACCGCGCCCTCCACGTTGGCTCTGGGCGCATGATCGCCCCCCATAGCGTCTACGATGATTTTCAAAAGTATCCCTCCCCATGTTGACTCTTATGCAGCCTTGTAGGGCCTGATGCCCCTATTGGGCCGCTTCTTATATATCCGATTTCTCCAATATCTCCAGCGCCCTCTGGCTTATCTCCGCGTTTTTGTTCCGCTTGTTCCCCACAAAGCTCCGCTTTTTTTGGGGCCCCTTCTTCTTTCTACATCCTCGGGGCAAGTGAATTGCCCCTGCGGCAAGGTTTTCGAAAGCGAAAACACTTGGACGCGCCTTACGGCGCGGCTCGCTCCCGCTCGCGGGCAAGCACAAAGCCTATTCAGTATCTAAAGTCTCCAAAATCTCCAATGCCCGTCTGCTCAGCTCGGCGTTCTTGTTCCGCTTGCCCTTGACCCGATGGTCCAGGGGCGGAATGATGCCAAAGTTGACATTCATGGGCTGGAAGTCGATCACGCTCTCGTTGCTGACATAGAGGGCCAAGGCGCCTACAGCGGTCTCCTGCGGAAAATCCACAGGGGGCCTTCCCTCCATCCGCCGGGCCAGCTCCACCGCCGCGAGGAAACCGGACGCGGTGGACTCCACGTACCCCTCCACGCCGGTGACCTGCCCTGCGAAGAGGATGTTCTCCCGCCCCTTGACCCGATAATACCGGTCCAGAAGCCGGGGAGAGTCGAGATAGGTGTTGCGGTGCATGACACCGTAGCGTACAAACTCGGCATTCTTGAGGGCGGGGATCATGGAGAAGACCCGCCGCTGCTCAGGCCACTTCAGATGCGTCTGAAACCCCACCAGGTTGTAAATGCTCCCGTCGGCGTTGTCCTTGCGCAGCTGCACAACGGCGTAGGGTTCCTTCCCTGTCCTGGGGTCCTTGAGGCCCCGGGGCTTGAGGGGTCCGTAGCACAAGGTGTCGTGCCCCCGGCGGGCCATGACCTCCACAGGCATACAGCCCTCGAAGACCTGCTTGTCCTCAAACCCGTGGACCTCGGCCTCCTGAGCTGAGCAGAGCTCGCCCCAGAACGCATCG contains the following coding sequences:
- a CDS encoding hypothetical protein (Evidence 5 : No homology to any previously reported sequences); amino-acid sequence: MCLPASGSEPRRKARPSVFAFENLAAGAIHLPRGCRKKKGPQKKRSFVGNKRNKNAEISQRALEILEKSDI
- the trmFO gene encoding Methylenetetrahydrofolate--tRNA-(uracil-5-)-methyltransferase TrmFO, producing the protein MESVTVIGAGLAGSEAAWQLASRGIPVALHEMKPAKMTPAHHTEWFGELVCSNSLRSDQLENAVGLLKEELRRMGSLILACADAHKVEAGGALAVDRHAFAQEITEKIRNHPLISVVEGEVERIPREGQVIVATGPLTSDALIEDIRALFPESRYLNFFDAAAPLVTFESVDMGSAWFASRYDKGTPDYVNCPMTREEYDAFWGELCSAQEAEVHGFEDKQVFEGCMPVEVMARRGHDTLCYGPLKPRGLKDPRTGKEPYAVVQLRKDNADGSIYNLVGFQTHLKWPEQRRVFSMIPALKNAEFVRYGVMHRNTYLDSPRLLDRYYRVKGRENILFAGQVTGVEGYVESTASGFLAAVELARRMEGRPPVDFPQETAVGALALYVSNESVIDFQPMNVNFGIIPPLDHRVKGKRNKNAELSRRALEILETLDTE